In Brevibacillus brevis NBRC 100599, a single genomic region encodes these proteins:
- the rnpA gene encoding ribonuclease P protein component — MHRSHRLKKNEQFQAVFQRGSSAANKQFVLYSAKQEGQAAFRAGISVSKKIGNAVVRNRVKRLIREAVARMESDIPVGLDLVIIARPGVEAMTLEAIEQSLLHVMKRAKVIKQAPVHNGKRDGKRG, encoded by the coding sequence TTGCATCGTTCACACCGGCTCAAAAAAAATGAGCAATTCCAAGCTGTGTTTCAACGAGGAAGTTCTGCGGCTAATAAGCAGTTTGTCTTGTATTCTGCAAAGCAAGAGGGACAAGCGGCTTTTCGCGCTGGGATTTCCGTCAGTAAAAAAATTGGCAATGCTGTTGTCCGCAATAGAGTCAAGCGGCTTATACGCGAAGCAGTAGCTCGAATGGAGTCTGATATCCCAGTCGGTCTCGATCTCGTCATCATCGCCCGTCCGGGTGTGGAAGCGATGACGCTTGAAGCCATTGAGCAATCTCTGTTACATGTGATGAAGCGAGCCAAAGTGATCAAACAGGCACCCGTACATAATGGAAAAAGAGATGGAAAAAGAGGGTGA